TCGCCCTCGCCGTCCCACGTCATCGTGAGCGTGCCGCCGGGGAGCTGCACGGCGACCTGCTCGTCGGTGTAGCCGTGGATGCGCGCCGCCACCGCGACGGCGCACGCGCCGCTGCCGCACGCCAGCGTCAGCCCCGCGCCGCGCTCCCAGACGCGTGCCGTCAGGTGCGTGCGGTCGACGACGTTCACGATCTCGAAGTTGACGCGTTTCGGAAAGAGCGGGTGGTGCTCCACTAGCGGGCCGATGGCCTCCAGCGCAAAATCCTCCACGGGTGTGTCCAGGAATACGACGGCGTGGGGGTTGCCCATGGAGACGCCGGTGAAGGCGAAGGCGTGGCCCGGCACAGCCAGCGGCCAGTCGAAGACGATGTCCGTCGGGTTGTAGTAGCGCGCGCTCGCCCCGCTGCCGGTGTGTGCTGTGGCATGGCCCGCGCCGATGGGTACGAGCCGCTGCGCCGGGTCGACGGGGACGCGCTCCGGCGTCAGTTCCGGGCGGCCCATGTTCACGCGGGCCCGCACAACCTGGCCGTCCCGCAAGATCGGCTGGATCTCCAGCACGCC
This genomic window from Chloroflexota bacterium contains:
- the dapF gene encoding diaminopimelate epimerase, which codes for MDFAKMHGAGNDFVVVEARGEDRDWGALAAAMADRHFGVGSDGLLLVVPSDVADLRMRMWNPDGSEAEMCGNGIRCFSKYAIERGMVTLRDGTFTAETGAGVLEIQPILRDGQVVRARVNMGRPELTPERVPVDPAQRLVPIGAGHATAHTGSGASARYYNPTDIVFDWPLAVPGHAFAFTGVSMGNPHAVVFLDTPVEDFALEAIGPLVEHHPLFPKRVNFEIVNVVDRTHLTARVWERGAGLTLACGSGACAVAVAARIHGYTDEQVAVQLPGGTLTMTWDGEGDIFLEGPVELVYEGRWPD